The Primulina eburnea isolate SZY01 chromosome 6, ASM2296580v1, whole genome shotgun sequence genome contains a region encoding:
- the LOC140834399 gene encoding probable glycosyltransferase At3g07620 isoform X1: MSRTMDQGSRFLCWSTVEIRRLLWIFGLAFGLVLILLRFLKLQDGNVLSSLSSTGNLAVVGNTADSIKILNHTMEGRNKGDFHGTHGGVNEYNLAHNSSRASASLSKGSPKNATNTVSISQMNELLLQSHSNRNPKMPRMFSSSDEELLRAKSEIENTPLNYNSGLYAPLYRHASEFKMSYELMDKMLRVYIYKEGEKPVFHESILEGIYASEGWFLKLLESNKKFVTTDPAKAHLFYIPFSSRQLELTLYVPHSHSRDNLIEFMKNYVEMLIQKHPFWNRTNGEDHFLAACHDWAPAETRGRMLSCIRALCNADIRAGFVLGKDVSLPTVNVRSAKNPLNDIGGVPSLKRPILAFFAGYMHGNVRPTLLEHWGNDSDMRILGRIPHVKGDRNYTTYMKSSKYCICARGYAVHSPRVVESIFFDCVPVIISDNYVPPFFEILEWESFAVFVLEREIPDLKKILMSIPEEKYVEMQKGVKEVQRHFLWHVEPVKYDMFHMILHSIWYNRIFRI; encoded by the exons ATGTCCAGGACTATGGATCAAGGATCTAGATTTTTATGCTGGAGTACGGTAGAAATCAGGCGTTTGTTATGGATTTTTGGATTGGCATTTGGTTTAGTACTCATTCTGCTTCGGTTTCTCAAGCTTCAAGATGGCAATGTTTTGTCATCCCTGTCATCTACCGGAAATCTTGCAGTGGTCGGTAACACCGCAGATAGTATTAAGATTTTGAATCATACAATGGAAGGTAGAAATAAGGGGGATTTTCATGGTACCCATGGTGGTGTGAACGAGTACAATTTAGCACATAATTCTTCAAGGGCTAGTGCTAGTTTGAGTAAGGGAAGTCCAAAAAATGCTACAAATACAGTTTCAATATCTCAGATGAATGAGCTGTTGCTGCAGAGTCACTCAAACCGAAATCCAAAG ATGCCTAGGATGTTTTCATCGTCTGATGAGGAGCTTCTTCGTGCAAAATCGGAGATAGAAAACACACCATTGAATTATAATTCAGGGCTCTATGCGCCTCTCTATAGACACGCTTCCGAGTTCAAGAT GAGCTATGAGTTGATGGATAAGATGCTGAGAGTTTACATCTACAAGGAAGGGGAAAAACCAGTATTCCACGAGTCCATACTCGAGGGGATATACGCGTCCGAGGGATGGTTCTTGAAGCTGTTGGAATCCAATAAGAAATTTGTCACAACAGATCCCGCAAAAGCTCATTTATTCTACATACCTTTTAGCTCAAGACAGCTCGAGTTAACGCTTTACGTCCCGCATTCGCACAGTCGAGACAACCTAATAGAGTTCATGAAGAACTATGTGGAGATGCTTATACAGAAACACCCCTTTTGGAACCGAACAAATGGCGAAGACCATTTCTTGGCTGCTTGCCACGATTGG GCTCCTGCAGAAACTAGAGGCCGAATGCTTAGTTGCATAAGAGCCCTCTGCAATGCTGATATCAGAGCAGGTTTTGTCCTAGGCAAGGACGTTTCTCTCCCTACGGTAAACGTTCGATCTGCCAAGAATCCACTAAATGATATTGGAGGCGTACCGTCGTTAAAAAGGCCAATTCTTGCCTTCTTTGCTGGTTACATGCATGGAAATGTTCGTCCAACATTGTTAGAACACTGGGGAAACGATTCGGACATGAGAATCCTAGGACGAATACCTCATGTCAAAGGTGATCGGAACTATACTACATACATGAAGAGCAGTAAGTATTGCATATGTGCCAGAGGTTATGCTGTGCACAGCCCTCGTGTTGTGGAGTCGATTTTCTTCGATTGTGTCCCCGTCATTATATCTGATAACTACGTTCCTCCATTTTTTGAAATCTTGGAATGGGAATCCTTCGCCGTTTTCGTCTTAGAGCGGGAGATTCCGGATTTGAAGAAAATATTGATGTCTATACCTGAGGAGAAGTATGTTGAAATGCAAAAAGGAGTGAAAGAGGTGCAGAGACATTTTCTATGGCATGTTGAACCGGTAAAATATGATATGTTTCACATGATTCTACATTCGATTTGGTATAACAGAATCTTTCGAATATAA
- the LOC140834399 gene encoding probable glycosyltransferase At3g07620 isoform X2 — protein MDQGSRFLCWSTVEIRRLLWIFGLAFGLVLILLRFLKLQDGNVLSSLSSTGNLAVVGNTADSIKILNHTMEGRNKGDFHGTHGGVNEYNLAHNSSRASASLSKGSPKNATNTVSISQMNELLLQSHSNRNPKMPRMFSSSDEELLRAKSEIENTPLNYNSGLYAPLYRHASEFKMSYELMDKMLRVYIYKEGEKPVFHESILEGIYASEGWFLKLLESNKKFVTTDPAKAHLFYIPFSSRQLELTLYVPHSHSRDNLIEFMKNYVEMLIQKHPFWNRTNGEDHFLAACHDWAPAETRGRMLSCIRALCNADIRAGFVLGKDVSLPTVNVRSAKNPLNDIGGVPSLKRPILAFFAGYMHGNVRPTLLEHWGNDSDMRILGRIPHVKGDRNYTTYMKSSKYCICARGYAVHSPRVVESIFFDCVPVIISDNYVPPFFEILEWESFAVFVLEREIPDLKKILMSIPEEKYVEMQKGVKEVQRHFLWHVEPVKYDMFHMILHSIWYNRIFRI, from the exons ATGGATCAAGGATCTAGATTTTTATGCTGGAGTACGGTAGAAATCAGGCGTTTGTTATGGATTTTTGGATTGGCATTTGGTTTAGTACTCATTCTGCTTCGGTTTCTCAAGCTTCAAGATGGCAATGTTTTGTCATCCCTGTCATCTACCGGAAATCTTGCAGTGGTCGGTAACACCGCAGATAGTATTAAGATTTTGAATCATACAATGGAAGGTAGAAATAAGGGGGATTTTCATGGTACCCATGGTGGTGTGAACGAGTACAATTTAGCACATAATTCTTCAAGGGCTAGTGCTAGTTTGAGTAAGGGAAGTCCAAAAAATGCTACAAATACAGTTTCAATATCTCAGATGAATGAGCTGTTGCTGCAGAGTCACTCAAACCGAAATCCAAAG ATGCCTAGGATGTTTTCATCGTCTGATGAGGAGCTTCTTCGTGCAAAATCGGAGATAGAAAACACACCATTGAATTATAATTCAGGGCTCTATGCGCCTCTCTATAGACACGCTTCCGAGTTCAAGAT GAGCTATGAGTTGATGGATAAGATGCTGAGAGTTTACATCTACAAGGAAGGGGAAAAACCAGTATTCCACGAGTCCATACTCGAGGGGATATACGCGTCCGAGGGATGGTTCTTGAAGCTGTTGGAATCCAATAAGAAATTTGTCACAACAGATCCCGCAAAAGCTCATTTATTCTACATACCTTTTAGCTCAAGACAGCTCGAGTTAACGCTTTACGTCCCGCATTCGCACAGTCGAGACAACCTAATAGAGTTCATGAAGAACTATGTGGAGATGCTTATACAGAAACACCCCTTTTGGAACCGAACAAATGGCGAAGACCATTTCTTGGCTGCTTGCCACGATTGG GCTCCTGCAGAAACTAGAGGCCGAATGCTTAGTTGCATAAGAGCCCTCTGCAATGCTGATATCAGAGCAGGTTTTGTCCTAGGCAAGGACGTTTCTCTCCCTACGGTAAACGTTCGATCTGCCAAGAATCCACTAAATGATATTGGAGGCGTACCGTCGTTAAAAAGGCCAATTCTTGCCTTCTTTGCTGGTTACATGCATGGAAATGTTCGTCCAACATTGTTAGAACACTGGGGAAACGATTCGGACATGAGAATCCTAGGACGAATACCTCATGTCAAAGGTGATCGGAACTATACTACATACATGAAGAGCAGTAAGTATTGCATATGTGCCAGAGGTTATGCTGTGCACAGCCCTCGTGTTGTGGAGTCGATTTTCTTCGATTGTGTCCCCGTCATTATATCTGATAACTACGTTCCTCCATTTTTTGAAATCTTGGAATGGGAATCCTTCGCCGTTTTCGTCTTAGAGCGGGAGATTCCGGATTTGAAGAAAATATTGATGTCTATACCTGAGGAGAAGTATGTTGAAATGCAAAAAGGAGTGAAAGAGGTGCAGAGACATTTTCTATGGCATGTTGAACCGGTAAAATATGATATGTTTCACATGATTCTACATTCGATTTGGTATAACAGAATCTTTCGAATATAA